Proteins encoded by one window of Sphingomonas ginkgonis:
- a CDS encoding beta-ketoacyl-ACP synthase III gives MIRSVIKGTGSALPRRSVSNAEMAQMVDTSDEWIVERTGIRNRYFAGEGETTASLAADAARQALAEAGLSPQDVGLIVLATATPDQTFPSSATKVQASLGISDCIAFDVQAVCSGFLYALTVADSMLRGGNARAALVIGAETFSRILDFEDRTTCVLFGDGAGALVLQAEESEAGILATSLHADGRHNEMLYVDGGPSTTGTVGKLRMKGREVFRHAVVNLAEVLSRVLREAGLEPADVDWVVPHQANARILDATARKLGLAAEKVVVTVDRHANTSAASVPLALDTAVRDGRIRRGDLLVLEAMGGGFTWGAAAIRY, from the coding sequence ATGATTCGTTCGGTTATCAAGGGCACCGGCTCCGCCCTGCCCCGGCGCAGCGTATCCAATGCCGAGATGGCGCAGATGGTCGACACTTCGGACGAGTGGATCGTCGAGCGAACCGGCATCCGCAACCGCTACTTCGCGGGCGAGGGCGAGACCACCGCCAGCCTCGCCGCCGATGCCGCCCGCCAGGCGCTCGCCGAGGCCGGCCTGTCGCCGCAGGACGTCGGGCTGATCGTCCTCGCTACCGCTACCCCCGACCAGACCTTCCCCTCCTCCGCGACCAAGGTCCAGGCCAGCCTCGGCATCAGCGACTGCATCGCCTTCGACGTGCAGGCGGTGTGCAGCGGCTTCCTCTACGCGCTGACCGTCGCCGATTCGATGCTCCGCGGCGGCAACGCCAGGGCGGCGCTGGTGATCGGCGCCGAGACCTTCAGCCGGATCCTCGACTTCGAGGATCGCACCACCTGCGTCCTGTTCGGTGACGGCGCCGGCGCGCTCGTCCTCCAGGCCGAGGAAAGCGAGGCCGGGATCCTCGCCACCAGCCTCCACGCCGACGGCCGCCATAACGAGATGCTCTACGTCGACGGCGGCCCCTCGACCACGGGCACCGTCGGCAAGCTGAGGATGAAGGGCCGCGAGGTCTTCCGCCACGCCGTCGTCAACCTCGCCGAGGTGCTGTCCCGGGTGCTCCGCGAGGCCGGGCTCGAGCCCGCCGACGTCGACTGGGTGGTCCCGCACCAGGCCAATGCCCGCATCCTCGACGCCACCGCGCGCAAGCTCGGGCTGGCCGCGGAGAAGGTCGTCGTCACCGTCGACCGGCACGCCAATACCTCGGCCGCCTCGGTCCCGCTGGCGCTCGACACCGCGGTCCGCGACGGCCGGATCCGGCGCGGCGACCTGCTGGTTCTCGAGGCGATGGGCGGCGGATTTACCTGGGGCGCCGCCGCGATCCGTTACTGA
- a CDS encoding integration host factor subunit alpha: MADAGVPRSGSNLEMHGGTLTRADLGDVVHRRLGLSRAESAGLVERLLYHMCHALSEGENVKISGFGSFILRDKGERVGRNPKTGIEVPIAPRRVMTFRASQMMRDRIARG, encoded by the coding sequence ATGGCCGATGCGGGTGTTCCGCGGAGCGGGAGCAATCTCGAGATGCATGGGGGAACGCTGACCCGTGCCGATCTCGGCGACGTCGTCCACCGGCGTCTGGGACTGAGCCGGGCGGAGAGCGCCGGGCTGGTCGAGCGGCTGCTCTACCACATGTGCCACGCCCTCTCGGAGGGCGAGAACGTCAAGATCTCGGGCTTCGGCAGCTTCATCCTGCGCGACAAGGGCGAGCGGGTCGGCCGCAATCCCAAGACCGGGATCGAGGTGCCGATCGCCCCCCGCCGCGTCATGACCTTCCGCGCCAGTCAGATGATGCGCGACAGGATCGCGCGCGGGTAG
- a CDS encoding MerR family transcriptional regulator, translating to MVGVGKDPQAFRTIGELAEELGVAQHILRYWETKFPLRPLQRAGNRRYYRPADIELARRIHRLLNEQGYTIRGVQKLLKDGGAEPEASPAAIEPAVAPGTSTDDLRAIRAALAEALDS from the coding sequence GTGGTCGGCGTCGGCAAGGACCCGCAGGCTTTCCGGACCATCGGGGAGCTGGCGGAGGAACTCGGCGTCGCCCAGCACATCCTGCGCTACTGGGAGACGAAGTTCCCGCTGCGTCCGCTGCAGCGCGCCGGCAATCGCCGCTACTATCGCCCCGCCGACATCGAGCTCGCGCGCCGCATCCACCGCCTGCTGAACGAGCAGGGCTACACCATCCGCGGCGTTCAGAAGCTGCTCAAGGACGGCGGGGCCGAGCCCGAGGCGTCGCCCGCCGCGATCGAGCCGGCGGTCGCTCCCGGCACCAGCACCGACGACCTCCGCGCCATCCGCGCCGCGCTCGCCGAAGCGCTCGATTCCTAA
- a CDS encoding ATP-dependent DNA helicase, translating into MTLPPLPALHATHAGIWLVDGLGEVRAVARGEAIARAAETPHIILNAPLVGQRLGYPELSGLDLLELFAFVHPARFAVPTVAGMARAVGLAAPAGEAEGAALLVRIARALLEGMTNRDWAEREGAWTSNATLHRLGWGWAPLVGMTLVRPERGERMLWSRLPQWEKSADRPPPRSVRIGEEEAKQRLGLLTGQGAEAREGQQAMAAAATSVFGARLRDGPKMMLAEAGTGIGKTLAYLAPASLWAAEAGGAVWVSTYTKALQRQLDAEGARLFPDAEERKSRIVVRKGRENYLCLLNLEDALQGSFSGRAAILAQLVGRWAAFSKDGDMVGGDLPGWLPSLFRRAGATALTDRRGECVYAGCPHYRRCFIERAERASRDADLVIANHALVMVNAARARMQRPPERILFDEGHHLFDASDSTFAVVLGGQEMIELRRWIVGPEKSSRGRRRGLAARLMDVCSYDEPGAEALDAAVDAARHLPSDGWLQRLAENDPFGSLEHLLAEVRGTVYARAKAQDAGYGLETELAEPDAALVSASVAAMEALEGLQRPLAALGRRLEAVLEEAPDWLDAQARARVEGAIAGLTWRGGALAAWIALLARVAGSGDPDFVDWLAVDRVEGREYDVAIHRRWLDPTRPLAQAVLAPASGVLVTSATLRGGEEGWSGAEGRTGASHLQVPVEHFAAESPFDYGGSSEVLVVTDVKQGDLPALSGAYARLIEAAGGGTLGLFTAISRLRAVHSRIADRLAREGLPLLAQHVDPIDTGTLVDMFRDDPRASLLGTDALRDGVDVPGESLRLVVMERVPWPRPTVLHAARRMAGGGSAYDDRVIKARLAQAFGRLIRRHGDRGQFVILSAAMPSRLLSAFPAGVRVSRVPLDEAIARVRGFRGGSVGEEVAAREAVGP; encoded by the coding sequence GTGACCCTGCCGCCACTTCCCGCCCTCCACGCCACCCATGCCGGGATCTGGCTCGTCGACGGGTTGGGCGAGGTCCGCGCGGTGGCTCGGGGCGAGGCGATCGCGCGGGCGGCGGAAACCCCGCACATCATCCTGAACGCGCCGCTGGTGGGGCAGCGGCTGGGCTATCCGGAGCTGTCCGGGCTCGACCTGCTCGAGCTGTTCGCCTTCGTCCACCCGGCGCGCTTCGCGGTGCCGACCGTGGCGGGGATGGCGCGCGCGGTGGGGCTGGCGGCTCCGGCGGGCGAGGCGGAGGGGGCGGCGCTGCTGGTGCGGATCGCGCGCGCGCTGCTTGAGGGGATGACAAACCGGGACTGGGCCGAGCGCGAGGGGGCGTGGACCAGCAACGCGACGCTGCACCGGCTTGGTTGGGGCTGGGCGCCGCTGGTCGGGATGACGCTGGTGCGGCCCGAGCGCGGCGAGCGGATGCTGTGGTCGCGGCTGCCGCAATGGGAAAAGAGCGCCGACCGGCCACCCCCGCGTAGCGTTCGGATCGGCGAGGAGGAGGCGAAGCAGCGGCTCGGGCTTCTGACCGGCCAGGGTGCCGAGGCGCGCGAGGGGCAGCAGGCGATGGCGGCGGCGGCGACCAGCGTGTTCGGGGCGCGGCTTCGCGACGGGCCGAAAATGATGCTGGCGGAAGCGGGGACGGGGATCGGCAAGACGCTCGCCTATCTCGCGCCCGCCTCGCTGTGGGCGGCGGAAGCGGGCGGCGCGGTGTGGGTGTCGACCTATACCAAGGCGCTGCAGCGGCAGCTCGACGCGGAAGGGGCGCGGCTGTTCCCCGACGCGGAGGAGCGCAAGAGCCGGATCGTCGTGCGCAAGGGGCGGGAGAATTATCTCTGCCTCCTGAACCTCGAGGACGCGCTGCAGGGGAGTTTCTCCGGCCGCGCGGCGATCCTCGCGCAGCTGGTCGGGCGCTGGGCGGCGTTCAGCAAGGACGGCGACATGGTCGGCGGCGATTTGCCGGGCTGGCTGCCGAGCCTGTTCCGCCGCGCCGGGGCGACCGCGCTGACCGACCGCCGCGGCGAGTGCGTCTATGCCGGCTGCCCGCATTACCGCCGCTGCTTCATCGAGCGCGCCGAGCGGGCGAGCCGGGACGCCGACCTGGTGATCGCCAATCATGCGCTGGTGATGGTCAACGCGGCGCGGGCGCGGATGCAGCGGCCGCCCGAGCGGATCCTGTTCGACGAGGGTCACCACCTGTTCGACGCGTCGGATTCGACCTTCGCGGTGGTGCTCGGCGGGCAGGAGATGATCGAGCTGAGGCGCTGGATCGTCGGCCCGGAGAAGAGCTCGCGCGGGCGGCGGCGAGGCTTGGCGGCGCGACTGATGGACGTCTGCAGCTACGACGAGCCGGGGGCCGAAGCGCTCGACGCGGCGGTCGACGCGGCGCGGCATCTGCCGAGCGACGGCTGGCTGCAACGGCTGGCGGAGAACGACCCGTTTGGGTCGCTCGAGCATCTGCTCGCCGAGGTGCGCGGCACGGTTTACGCCAGGGCCAAGGCGCAGGACGCGGGGTATGGGCTGGAGACCGAGCTGGCCGAGCCGGACGCGGCGCTGGTGTCGGCGTCGGTCGCGGCGATGGAGGCGCTCGAAGGATTGCAGCGGCCGCTGGCGGCGCTCGGGCGACGGCTGGAGGCGGTGCTCGAGGAAGCGCCCGACTGGCTCGACGCGCAAGCCCGCGCGCGGGTCGAGGGAGCGATCGCCGGGCTGACCTGGCGCGGCGGCGCGCTGGCGGCGTGGATCGCGCTGCTGGCGCGGGTGGCGGGGAGCGGCGATCCCGATTTCGTCGACTGGCTGGCGGTCGATCGGGTCGAGGGGCGCGAATATGACGTGGCGATCCACCGCCGCTGGCTCGACCCGACTCGCCCGCTGGCCCAGGCGGTGCTGGCCCCGGCGAGCGGGGTGCTGGTCACCTCGGCGACGCTGCGGGGGGGCGAGGAGGGCTGGAGCGGCGCCGAGGGGCGGACCGGGGCGAGCCACCTCCAGGTGCCGGTCGAGCATTTCGCCGCGGAGAGCCCGTTCGACTATGGCGGCTCGTCCGAGGTGCTGGTCGTCACCGACGTCAAGCAGGGGGACCTGCCGGCGCTCAGCGGCGCCTATGCGCGGCTGATCGAGGCGGCGGGGGGCGGGACGCTCGGGCTGTTCACCGCCATCTCGCGGCTGCGCGCGGTGCACAGCCGGATCGCGGACCGGCTGGCGCGGGAGGGGCTGCCGCTGCTCGCCCAGCATGTCGACCCGATCGACACCGGAACGCTGGTCGACATGTTCCGCGACGATCCGCGCGCCAGCCTGCTCGGGACCGACGCGCTGCGCGACGGGGTCGACGTGCCGGGCGAGTCGCTGCGGCTGGTGGTGATGGAGCGGGTGCCGTGGCCGCGCCCGACCGTGCTGCACGCGGCGCGGCGGATGGCGGGCGGCGGCTCGGCCTATGACGACCGGGTGATCAAGGCGCGGCTGGCGCAGGCGTTCGGCCGGCTTATCCGCCGGCACGGCGACCGCGGCCAGTTCGTGATCCTGTCGGCGGCGATGCCGTCGCGGCTGCTCTCGGCCTTCCCGGCGGGAGTGCGGGTGTCGCGGGTGCCGCTGGACGAGGCGATCGCGCGGGTGCGGGGCTTCCGCGGGGGTAGTGTCGGCGAGGAGGTGGCGGCGCGGGAGGCGGTGGGGCCTTAG